A part of Rhipicephalus microplus isolate Deutch F79 chromosome 8, USDA_Rmic, whole genome shotgun sequence genomic DNA contains:
- the LOC119164228 gene encoding juvenile hormone acid O-methyltransferase, with product MPNTTYSNTLNKKSRNPRYNSELYASNDDRQRELNLKVLDLYQMAFRTKQNADQQFLDIGCGTGDFTRDWLLPRCSPCKRIVAVDASVDMLAYARIHCAHPRVEHDYLNIGDDVSDFAKKYGKFDRIYSFFCLNWVKDQARAMKNVSALLTPGGECLLVFPAWSPTRMLWRKVAELERWRKFSKVFESFVPRSQDLEDDDARITYVREILRGADLEPNTCELLYVQPNYNKPEAHIDMQLSLNPAWSLATVDEREALKNDVKTEVMKWTNEGAYCARPSLYVIHARKLKI from the exons ATGCCAAACACAACGTACAGCAATACGCTGAACAAGAAGTCCCGAAATCCAAGGTACAACTCGGAACTGTACGCCAGTAACGACGACCGTCAGAGAGAATTGAACCTCAAGGTTCTAGACCTGTACCAGATGGCGTTCAGAACCAAACAGAACGCGGACCAACAGTTCCTGGACATCGGCTGTGGTACCGGAGACTTCACGCGTGACTGGCTTCTTCCGCGATGCTCCCCTTGCAAAAGAATCGTCGCTGTGGACGCTTCGGTGGACATGTTGGCGTACGCTCGGATTCACTGCGCGCATCCCCGCGTAGAGCACGATTACCTCAACATCGGGGACGACGTGAGCGACTTTGCTAAAAAGTACGGCAAATTCGACCGCATCTACTCCTTCTTCTGCCTCAACTGGGTCAAAGACCAGGCTCGCGCGATGAAGAACGTCTCGGCGTTGCTTACACCTGGTGGAGAGTGTCTGCTCGTTTTTCCCGCCTGGTCACCGACGAGGATGCTTTGGAGGAAAGTGGCAGAGTTGGAACGCTGGAGAAAATTTTCGAAG GTTTTCGAAAGTTTTGTTCCCCGAAGTCAGGACCTTGAGGATGACGATGCAAGGATAACCTACGTACGGGAAATCCTTCGCGGTGCCGACTTGGAGCCAAACACCTGTGAGCTACTATATGTGCAGCCAAATTACAATAAACCAGAGGCACACATAG ACATGCAGTTGTCCCTAAACCCCGCCTGGTCCTTGGCCACTGTCGATGAACGAGAAGCTCTGAAGAACGACGTCAAGACGGAGGTGATGAAGTGGACCAATGAGGGAGCATACTGCGCGAGGCCATCGCTTTACGTCATTCACGCAAGGAAGTTAAAAATATAA